From the Solanum stenotomum isolate F172 chromosome 4, ASM1918654v1, whole genome shotgun sequence genome, one window contains:
- the LOC125861458 gene encoding uncharacterized protein LOC125861458, translating into MLHGWVAEKRQRENGSGTFDMYYYHKSKKYHSIVEGRKYVFRGLSKLEVDEETTEVKEVGAIKKHSMKRKDEHSILKRKSAIKKKKSNNHGKREVKMFLGKATNDLINRDVKHKNNVS; encoded by the exons ATGCTACATGGATGGGTAGCTGAAAAAAGACAACGTGAAAATGGATCTGGAACATTTGACATg TATTACTATCATAAGAGCAAAAAATATCATTCTATTGTGGAGGGAAGAAAATATGTGTTCAGGGGTTTATCCAAGCttgaagttgatgaagaaaccaCAGAAGTAAAAGAG GTTGGGGCTATTAAAAAGCATTCCatgaaaagaaaagatgaaCATTCTATCTTGAAAAGGAAGTCtgcaataaagaaaaagaaaagcaacAACCATGGCAAGAGGGAGGTCAAAATGTTTCTTGGTAAAGCAACGAATGACCTTATCAATAGGGATGTCAAACACAAAAACAATGTAAGTTAA